In Nocardioides conyzicola, one genomic interval encodes:
- a CDS encoding sugar ABC transporter permease, translating into MSTGEKFVQMFIAIGLFFGVVAVILLLTQRLRSRTGELIQSAAFVLPAVLLICVGLLYPAIDTIYQSFRNAAGNEFVGLDNYQTIFTDSALIKVLVNTAAWVVIVPLASTAIGLIYAVLIDRAKFEKFAKALIFLPMAISLVGASIIWKFVYDYRQTSDAQIGIANAVLKFFGFDTYRFLQEQPWNTVFLIVIMIWVQAGFAMTILSASIKAIPDDIVEAARLDGAGGLQLFRQITVPSIRPSLIVVITTISITTLKAFDIVRTTTGGNFDTSVLAYQFYVESFRSFNQGLGAALAVLIFVLVMPIVIYNVRQMRKLEAR; encoded by the coding sequence TTGTCCACAGGTGAGAAGTTCGTCCAGATGTTCATCGCGATCGGGCTCTTCTTCGGAGTCGTCGCGGTCATCCTGCTGCTCACGCAGCGACTCAGATCCCGGACCGGGGAGCTGATCCAGTCCGCGGCCTTCGTGCTGCCGGCGGTCCTCCTGATCTGCGTCGGCCTGCTCTACCCCGCGATCGACACGATCTACCAGTCGTTCCGCAACGCGGCCGGCAACGAGTTCGTCGGCCTGGACAACTACCAGACGATCTTCACCGACAGCGCGTTGATCAAGGTGCTGGTCAACACCGCGGCCTGGGTGGTCATCGTGCCCCTGGCGTCCACGGCGATCGGCCTGATCTACGCCGTGCTCATCGACCGGGCGAAGTTCGAGAAGTTCGCGAAGGCCCTGATCTTCCTGCCGATGGCGATCTCGCTGGTCGGCGCCTCCATCATCTGGAAGTTCGTCTACGACTACCGCCAGACGTCGGACGCCCAGATCGGTATCGCCAACGCCGTCCTCAAGTTCTTCGGCTTCGACACCTACCGCTTCCTCCAGGAGCAGCCCTGGAACACGGTCTTCCTCATCGTGATCATGATCTGGGTCCAGGCCGGGTTCGCGATGACGATCCTGTCCGCCTCGATCAAGGCGATCCCCGACGACATCGTCGAGGCCGCGAGGCTGGACGGAGCCGGCGGGCTGCAGCTCTTTCGCCAGATCACCGTGCCGAGCATCCGCCCCTCGCTGATCGTCGTCATCACCACGATCAGCATCACGACGCTCAAGGCGTTCGACATCGTGCGCACGACGACGGGTGGCAACTTCGACACCAGCGTGCTGGCGTACCAGTTCTACGTCGAGAGCTTCCGGTCCTTCAACCAGGGTCTCGGAGCCGCGCTCGCGGTCCTGATCTTCGTCCTGGTGATGCCGATCGTCATCTACAACGTCCGTCAGATGCGCAAGCTGGAGGCACGATGA
- a CDS encoding aspartate aminotransferase family protein: MVDRTRIASLRAEEEARFVAAHPRSAELAERARGPLLAGVPMPWMTRWPGRFPVFFESASGARLVDVDGIEYVDLCLGDTGAMTGHALPQVTAAISERAGRGITTMLPSADAIWVGEELARRFGLPTWQLAMSATDANRFVLRFARHLTGRPRIAVMDWCYHGTVDETLAVLDGDRVVARPGALGPQVDVAETTAVVPFNDLDALDRRLAVGDVACLLMEPALTNIGIVLPEPGYLEGVREVTRRHGVLLVIDETHTLCAGPGGATAAWGLDPDIVVVGKPIGGGIPCAAYGLSAEVAERLSGPMLGHEIDVAGVGGTLTGNALALAAIRATLSTCLRDEDFAVAIPLAERFTEGVAGVIAEHGLPWHVQRLGCRAEYWFCPPPADGAAAAAAVDEELEGFLHLWCLNRGVLLTPFHNMALFSPHHSEADVDRHTEVFGEAVRQLTG, encoded by the coding sequence ATGGTCGACCGCACCCGAATCGCGTCCCTGCGTGCCGAAGAGGAGGCCCGCTTCGTCGCGGCGCACCCGCGATCGGCCGAGCTGGCCGAGCGGGCACGCGGCCCGCTGCTCGCCGGCGTGCCGATGCCCTGGATGACCCGGTGGCCGGGTCGCTTCCCGGTCTTCTTCGAGTCCGCCTCCGGCGCGCGACTGGTGGACGTCGACGGGATCGAGTACGTCGACCTCTGCCTCGGCGACACCGGTGCCATGACCGGTCACGCACTCCCCCAGGTCACCGCCGCGATCAGCGAGCGCGCGGGCCGTGGCATCACGACGATGCTGCCCTCCGCCGATGCGATCTGGGTCGGCGAGGAGCTGGCCCGGCGTTTCGGGCTGCCGACCTGGCAGCTGGCGATGTCGGCGACCGACGCCAACCGCTTCGTGCTGCGCTTCGCGCGCCACCTCACCGGCCGGCCGCGGATCGCGGTCATGGACTGGTGCTACCACGGCACCGTCGACGAGACGCTGGCCGTCCTCGACGGCGACCGCGTCGTCGCCCGCCCCGGTGCCCTGGGTCCGCAGGTCGACGTCGCGGAGACCACCGCGGTCGTGCCGTTCAACGACCTGGACGCCCTCGACCGGCGGCTCGCGGTCGGCGACGTGGCGTGCCTGCTGATGGAGCCGGCCCTGACCAACATCGGGATCGTGCTGCCGGAGCCGGGCTACCTCGAGGGCGTCCGCGAGGTCACCCGGCGCCACGGCGTGCTGCTGGTCATCGACGAGACCCACACGCTGTGCGCCGGGCCCGGCGGCGCCACCGCCGCGTGGGGCCTGGACCCCGACATCGTGGTGGTGGGCAAGCCGATCGGCGGCGGCATCCCGTGCGCGGCGTACGGCCTGAGTGCCGAGGTCGCCGAGCGGCTCTCGGGGCCGATGCTCGGGCACGAGATCGACGTCGCCGGCGTCGGCGGCACCCTGACCGGCAACGCCCTGGCGCTGGCCGCGATCCGGGCCACCCTGTCGACCTGCCTGCGCGACGAGGACTTCGCCGTGGCGATCCCGCTGGCCGAGCGGTTCACCGAGGGCGTGGCCGGCGTGATCGCCGAGCACGGGCTGCCCTGGCACGTGCAACGGCTCGGCTGTCGCGCGGAGTACTGGTTCTGCCCGCCACCCGCCGACGGTGCCGCCGCGGCTGCCGCGGTCGACGAGGAGCTCGAGGGCTTCCTGCACCTGTGGTGCCTCAACCGCGGCGTGCTGCTGACGCCGTTCCACAACATGGCGCTCTTCAGCCCGCACCACAGCGAGGCCGACGTCGACCGGCACACCGAGGTCTTCGGCGAGGCGGTCCGCCAGCTGACGGGCTGA
- a CDS encoding LacI family DNA-binding transcriptional regulator: MTSIKDVARDVEMSTATVSRALRGLQGVSEETRGRVMESARRLGYVPSPSAAGLASGLTRTVAVIVPRVTQWFFAAIVQGAEEVLRERGYDLLLYNLAGDASARHRVFETNLLTKRVDAVLVLSLKPSPDELDRLLRLGRPVTIIGADMPGWATVRIDDHEAASTATQHLLDLGHRRIAYIGGATEGVLDFTAPSARLAGYRCTLERTGAPPAPELEADGAFTVAGGLRAARELLSGTDRPTAIFAASDEMAIGALRAAQELGLRVPEDVSVIGIDDHEMASYFDLTTVAQPVHEQGRVAATQVLAALTDDHWHPEQVILPTELVVRRTTAQLRT; encoded by the coding sequence GTGACCAGCATCAAGGACGTGGCCCGCGACGTGGAGATGTCCACCGCAACGGTCTCGCGCGCGCTGCGCGGGCTCCAGGGCGTCTCCGAGGAGACCCGCGGCCGCGTCATGGAGTCGGCCCGGCGCCTGGGCTACGTGCCCTCCCCCAGTGCGGCGGGACTGGCCAGCGGCCTGACCCGCACGGTCGCCGTCATCGTGCCCCGGGTGACGCAGTGGTTCTTCGCCGCGATCGTCCAGGGCGCCGAGGAGGTGCTCCGCGAGCGGGGCTACGACCTGCTGCTCTACAACCTCGCCGGCGACGCCTCCGCGCGGCACCGGGTCTTCGAGACCAACCTGCTGACCAAGCGGGTGGACGCCGTGCTGGTGCTCAGCCTCAAGCCGAGCCCCGACGAGCTCGACCGCCTCCTGCGGCTGGGCCGACCCGTCACCATCATCGGCGCCGACATGCCCGGCTGGGCCACCGTGCGGATCGACGACCACGAGGCGGCCTCCACCGCGACCCAGCACCTGCTCGACCTCGGGCACCGGCGGATCGCCTACATCGGCGGCGCCACCGAGGGCGTCCTCGACTTCACCGCCCCGTCAGCGCGGCTGGCCGGCTACCGCTGCACCCTCGAGCGCACGGGCGCCCCGCCCGCCCCGGAGCTGGAGGCCGACGGTGCGTTCACGGTCGCGGGAGGTCTCCGGGCCGCGCGCGAGCTGCTGTCGGGCACCGACCGGCCGACCGCGATCTTCGCGGCGTCCGACGAGATGGCGATCGGCGCCCTGCGGGCCGCGCAGGAGCTCGGCCTCCGGGTGCCGGAGGACGTGTCCGTGATCGGCATCGACGACCACGAGATGGCCAGCTACTTCGACCTCACCACGGTCGCGCAGCCCGTGCACGAGCAGGGCCGGGTCGCGGCCACCCAGGTGCTGGCCGCCCTCACCGACGACCACTGGCACCCCGAGCAGGTGATCCTGCCGACCGAGCTCGTCGTACGCCGGACCACCGCTCAGCTGCGCACGTAG
- a CDS encoding ABC transporter substrate-binding protein, which translates to MAVAAVLVSGGLVLAGCGGSDSEGSKASGTSPGEGKTECAQLTQFGDLSGKSVKIYTSIVAPEDQAYKDSFKLFTDCTGAEVDYEGSKEFEAQLVVRVKSGNPPDIAFIPQPGLLKTLVEDTGKVKEAPKQVSDNVDEFYGPDWKAYGTVDGKFYAPPLTANVKSFVWYSPKMFKENGWEIPKTWDDMLALSDTIAATGIKPWCAGIGSGEATGWPATDWLEDVLLRDAGPDVYDKWVNHDIPFNDPAVVKALDTVGGILKNEDYVNGGFGDSKSIASTEFTDAGLPILKGKCAMHRQASFYAANWPKGTDVSETGDAYAFYLPPISEDFGSPVLGGGEFVTAFTDSIQTQALMTYISGGEWVNEKGKATKNGGFVSANKNLDIANVASPIDKTSVEILQNPDAVFRFDGSDLMPGAVGAGSFWKEMTAWIGENQSTQDTLDNIESSWP; encoded by the coding sequence ATGGCAGTCGCTGCCGTTCTCGTCAGCGGAGGACTCGTCCTCGCTGGCTGTGGCGGCAGCGACTCAGAAGGCAGCAAGGCCAGTGGCACGTCGCCGGGCGAGGGCAAGACGGAGTGCGCCCAGCTGACGCAGTTCGGCGACCTGAGCGGCAAGTCGGTGAAGATCTACACCTCGATCGTCGCCCCCGAGGACCAGGCCTACAAGGACTCGTTCAAGCTGTTCACCGACTGCACGGGCGCCGAGGTCGACTACGAGGGCTCGAAGGAGTTCGAGGCCCAGCTGGTCGTCCGCGTCAAGAGCGGCAACCCGCCGGACATCGCGTTCATCCCCCAGCCCGGTCTGCTGAAGACGCTGGTCGAGGACACGGGCAAGGTCAAGGAGGCACCGAAGCAGGTGTCCGACAACGTGGACGAGTTCTACGGACCTGACTGGAAGGCGTACGGCACCGTCGACGGCAAGTTCTACGCACCGCCGCTGACCGCCAACGTGAAGTCCTTCGTCTGGTACTCCCCGAAGATGTTCAAGGAGAACGGCTGGGAGATCCCGAAGACCTGGGACGACATGCTCGCGCTGTCCGACACGATCGCGGCCACCGGCATCAAGCCGTGGTGTGCCGGTATCGGCTCCGGCGAGGCGACCGGCTGGCCGGCGACCGACTGGCTGGAGGACGTGCTGCTGCGCGACGCCGGCCCGGACGTCTACGACAAGTGGGTCAACCACGACATCCCGTTCAACGACCCGGCCGTCGTCAAGGCGCTGGACACCGTCGGCGGCATCCTGAAGAACGAGGACTACGTCAACGGTGGCTTCGGCGACTCGAAGTCGATCGCCAGCACGGAGTTCACCGACGCCGGTCTGCCGATCCTCAAGGGCAAGTGCGCCATGCACCGCCAGGCGAGCTTCTACGCAGCCAACTGGCCGAAGGGCACGGACGTCTCCGAGACCGGCGACGCCTACGCCTTCTACCTGCCCCCGATCAGCGAGGACTTCGGTAGCCCCGTCCTCGGCGGTGGCGAGTTCGTGACGGCGTTCACCGACAGCATCCAGACGCAGGCCCTGATGACCTACATCTCCGGCGGCGAATGGGTCAACGAGAAGGGCAAGGCCACCAAGAACGGTGGCTTCGTCTCGGCCAACAAGAACCTGGACATCGCCAACGTGGCCAGCCCGATCGACAAGACGTCGGTCGAGATCCTGCAGAACCCCGACGCCGTCTTCCGCTTCGACGGCTCGGACCTGATGCCGGGTGCCGTCGGCGCCGGCTCGTTCTGGAAGGAAATGACCGCCTGGATCGGCGAGAACCAGAGCACGCAGGACACCCTCGACAACATCGAGTCGTCCTGGCCGTGA
- the trmB gene encoding tRNA (guanosine(46)-N7)-methyltransferase TrmB, whose translation MNQDGVRPARPHHKLTEDGRRLQEVLTYARRGSRFTPRQQRAWTAYAERWWVPDEAVDDPGFSLPRLFGREAPLIVEIGSGIGESTVELAAARPDHDVVAFEVWRPGVAETLGRIGDAGLTNVRMLSVDAVWSLEHLVEPGSLAALWIFFPDPWHKVRHHKRRLVTPAFAEMAAQRLALGAEWRLATDWADYAEQMVEVLDAEPLLTGGVVERWAERPVTKFERRGLAADRHIVDLAYVRS comes from the coding sequence ATGAACCAGGACGGCGTCCGACCGGCGCGCCCGCACCACAAGCTGACCGAGGACGGCCGCCGGCTGCAGGAGGTCCTCACCTATGCCCGTCGCGGCAGCCGGTTCACGCCACGCCAGCAGCGCGCCTGGACGGCGTACGCCGAGCGGTGGTGGGTGCCCGACGAGGCGGTCGACGACCCGGGGTTCTCGCTGCCGCGCCTCTTCGGTCGCGAGGCGCCGCTGATCGTCGAGATCGGCTCGGGCATCGGCGAGTCGACGGTCGAGCTCGCGGCGGCCCGCCCCGACCACGACGTGGTGGCCTTCGAGGTCTGGCGCCCGGGTGTGGCCGAGACCCTCGGCCGGATCGGGGACGCCGGACTGACCAACGTGCGGATGCTGAGCGTGGACGCCGTCTGGTCGCTCGAGCACCTGGTGGAGCCCGGCAGCCTGGCCGCCCTGTGGATCTTCTTCCCCGATCCGTGGCACAAGGTGCGCCACCACAAGCGTCGGCTGGTCACCCCGGCCTTCGCCGAGATGGCGGCACAGCGGCTCGCGCTGGGTGCGGAGTGGCGGCTGGCGACGGACTGGGCCGACTACGCCGAGCAGATGGTCGAGGTCCTGGACGCCGAGCCGCTGCTCACCGGTGGCGTGGTCGAGCGGTGGGCCGAGCGTCCGGTCACCAAGTTCGAGCGCCGAGGCCTGGCGGCCGACCGGCACATCGTCGACCTGGCCTACGTGCGCAGCTGA
- a CDS encoding carbohydrate ABC transporter permease: protein MTTADPTVSVESVVAKESTASSAHKALSSPWASIAAVVIAILWTLPTAGLLITSFRPESDITSSGWWKVFTSPSFTLDNYDQVLNGDTALSTYFVNSIVITLPAVIIPVCIATMAAYAFAWMKFPGRDFLFVAVFALQIVPIQVTMIPLLSLYVDLGLTGAEAPGGGFYTIWLSHSIFALPLAIYLLHNFMSQIPGELIESARVDGAGHVQIFSRIMLPLMAPAIAAFGIFQFLWVWNDLLVALVFGGGSPNISPLTARLAELSGTRGQDWFLLSAGAFVSLVVPLIVFLSLQRYFVRGLLAGSVKG from the coding sequence ATGACCACCGCCGACCCCACCGTGTCCGTCGAGTCCGTCGTCGCGAAGGAGTCCACCGCGAGCAGCGCCCACAAGGCACTGTCGTCGCCGTGGGCGTCGATCGCCGCCGTCGTCATCGCGATCCTCTGGACGCTCCCGACGGCCGGGTTGCTGATCACGTCCTTCCGCCCCGAGAGCGACATCACCTCCAGCGGCTGGTGGAAGGTCTTCACCAGCCCGAGCTTCACCCTGGACAACTACGACCAGGTGCTCAACGGCGACACGGCGCTCTCGACGTACTTCGTCAACTCAATCGTCATCACGCTCCCGGCCGTGATCATCCCGGTCTGCATCGCGACCATGGCGGCGTACGCCTTCGCGTGGATGAAGTTCCCAGGACGCGACTTCCTCTTCGTGGCGGTCTTCGCGCTGCAGATCGTGCCGATCCAGGTCACGATGATCCCGCTGCTCAGCCTGTACGTCGACCTGGGCCTGACGGGCGCCGAGGCACCCGGTGGCGGGTTCTACACGATCTGGCTGTCGCACTCGATCTTCGCGCTGCCGCTGGCGATCTACCTGCTGCACAACTTCATGTCGCAGATCCCGGGCGAGCTGATCGAGTCGGCACGCGTCGACGGCGCGGGCCACGTGCAGATCTTCAGCCGGATCATGCTGCCGCTGATGGCGCCCGCCATCGCCGCGTTCGGCATCTTCCAGTTCCTGTGGGTCTGGAACGACCTGCTGGTCGCGCTCGTGTTCGGCGGCGGCAGCCCCAACATCTCGCCGCTGACGGCACGGCTGGCCGAGCTCTCGGGCACACGCGGCCAGGACTGGTTCCTGCTGTCCGCGGGCGCCTTCGTGTCGCTCGTGGTCCCGTTGATCGTCTTCCTGTCGCTGCAGCGCTACTTCGTGCGCGGCCTGCTGGCCGGAAGCGTCAAGGGCTGA
- a CDS encoding GH1 family beta-glucosidase → MTSHLPDGSTLAFGAATAAYQIEGAHTEDGRGPSIWDTFALQPGATRDGRDGSVACDSYHRFEEDLDLVAGLHAGWYRFSVAWPRIMPTGTGAVETRGLDYYDRLVDAALARGVQPTATLYHWDLPQALEDGGGWLERSTAEAFADYAMVVHERLGDRVKVWATHNEPWCAAYLGYSAGIHAPGRKEGVAGHRAAHHLNLAHGLAAARLHEAGVTDVGIVHNLAPFWPETPEAAGAADELDAVRNRIWLDPLIDGAYDEGLLRVAPELADPELVRDGDLALVRDSADWLGVNYYTPFRPTLADPNLTVHPEVEAYPGVTPVSFVVREPRTDIGWEVDGSGLEQLLVDTHKRTGLPIIVTENGAAYPDDTLVEGVAGPGSTMVDDQDRIGYLRDHIAATEAARAAGADVRGYIVWTLLDNFEWAEGYTKTFGVVHIDPQDLTRTPKASYHWLAEHIGSASS, encoded by the coding sequence ATGACCTCGCACCTCCCGGACGGATCGACCCTGGCCTTCGGCGCCGCCACCGCGGCGTACCAGATCGAAGGCGCGCACACCGAGGACGGCCGCGGCCCCTCGATCTGGGACACCTTCGCGCTGCAGCCCGGGGCGACCAGGGACGGCCGGGACGGCTCGGTCGCCTGCGACTCCTACCACCGCTTCGAGGAGGACCTCGACCTGGTCGCCGGCCTCCACGCCGGCTGGTACCGCTTCTCGGTCGCCTGGCCGCGGATCATGCCGACCGGCACCGGCGCCGTCGAGACCCGCGGCCTGGACTACTACGACCGGCTCGTCGACGCCGCGCTGGCGCGCGGGGTGCAGCCGACCGCCACGCTCTACCACTGGGACCTCCCGCAGGCCCTCGAGGACGGCGGCGGCTGGCTCGAACGCAGCACCGCCGAGGCCTTCGCCGACTACGCGATGGTCGTCCACGAGCGCCTCGGCGACCGGGTCAAGGTGTGGGCCACCCACAACGAGCCGTGGTGTGCCGCCTACCTCGGCTACTCGGCCGGCATCCACGCCCCCGGCCGCAAGGAGGGCGTGGCGGGGCACCGGGCCGCGCACCACCTCAACCTCGCCCATGGCCTGGCCGCCGCCCGCCTGCACGAGGCCGGCGTGACCGACGTGGGCATCGTGCACAACCTGGCGCCGTTCTGGCCCGAGACGCCGGAGGCCGCCGGCGCCGCCGACGAGCTCGACGCCGTGCGCAACCGGATCTGGCTGGACCCGCTCATCGACGGGGCGTACGACGAGGGTCTGCTGCGCGTGGCTCCCGAGCTCGCCGACCCCGAGCTGGTCCGCGACGGCGACCTCGCCCTCGTGCGGGACTCCGCCGACTGGCTCGGCGTCAACTACTACACCCCGTTCCGGCCAACGCTCGCCGACCCGAACCTCACCGTGCACCCCGAGGTCGAGGCCTACCCCGGCGTCACCCCGGTCTCGTTCGTCGTGCGCGAGCCGCGCACCGACATCGGCTGGGAGGTCGACGGCTCCGGCCTCGAGCAGCTCCTGGTCGACACCCACAAGCGGACCGGCCTGCCGATCATCGTCACCGAGAACGGTGCGGCATACCCCGACGACACCCTCGTCGAGGGTGTCGCCGGGCCGGGCTCGACGATGGTGGACGACCAGGACCGGATCGGCTACCTGCGCGACCACATCGCCGCCACCGAGGCCGCTCGCGCGGCCGGCGCCGACGTCCGGGGCTACATCGTGTGGACGCTGCTCGACAACTTCGAGTGGGCCGAGGGTTACACCAAGACGTTCGGCGTCGTGCACATCGACCCGCAGGACCTCACTCGCACTCCCAAGGCGTCCTACCACTGGTTGGCCGAGCACATCGGATCCGCTTCGTCCTGA